One genomic window of Sphingobacterium oryzagri includes the following:
- a CDS encoding PRTRC system ThiF family protein, with the protein MSRVKQKVHFVDNELLNPTNPITVNLIGAGGTGSKVLTALVEMNHSLLALGHAGLHVRLWDDDTISEANLGRQRFAQSELGLHKSVALINRANRWAGTRWRAETIKYGLECINDDCNHVSGTLTISCVDTVHARFEIAEILRKVVGSGAYNNRPKYWLDFGNGLNTGQVLLSTVGEIVQPKSEQFDTVATLPFVTDEFGELLRQSERLDDTPSCSVADALQTQDLYINSALAQMGISLLWSLLRQGMTAHRGLFLNLGDFRAQPIAFR; encoded by the coding sequence ATGAGTAGAGTAAAACAAAAAGTGCATTTTGTAGATAACGAACTCTTAAATCCTACAAATCCAATCACGGTCAATTTGATCGGCGCAGGAGGGACGGGCTCGAAGGTGCTGACCGCTCTTGTTGAAATGAACCATAGCTTGCTTGCATTAGGCCATGCAGGCTTACATGTACGACTGTGGGATGATGATACGATCAGCGAAGCGAATTTAGGTAGACAGCGCTTCGCCCAATCGGAACTGGGATTACACAAATCGGTTGCGCTTATCAACCGAGCGAACCGTTGGGCAGGCACACGGTGGAGAGCAGAAACAATAAAGTATGGTTTGGAGTGCATTAATGATGATTGTAATCATGTCTCGGGAACCTTGACTATTTCCTGTGTGGATACCGTGCACGCGCGATTTGAAATTGCCGAGATATTGCGAAAGGTTGTAGGATCGGGCGCGTACAACAACCGACCCAAGTATTGGCTTGACTTCGGTAATGGACTTAACACGGGGCAGGTTTTGCTTTCTACGGTGGGAGAGATTGTGCAACCAAAGTCAGAACAATTTGATACGGTGGCAACCTTGCCTTTTGTTACGGACGAATTCGGGGAATTACTCCGGCAATCGGAAAGATTAGATGATACGCCCAGTTGTTCGGTTGCCGATGCTTTGCAGACGCAAGATTTGTATATTAATTCAGCGCTTGCGCAGATGGGCATCTCCTTACTTTGGAGCTTGTTACGGCAAGGAATGACGGCGCACAGGGGACTTTTTTTGAATCTAGGGGATTTTAGGGCGCAACCGATAGCCTTTAGATAG
- a CDS encoding PRTRC system protein B: MKDITHQIGTLYRPKAGLLIYQNSKTNNDTYVEYFDMDAQGRPVNAHPLTVREADRLAKSLSSQADSKPDYLSANGLLPSNVLHLDAMKKQVLWYNKPQRRELFFAPALGINSGEANIPALLWKADAQSLRVFALTSGKRPMEKTTLFHAPFFNIYQDGKVCMGTVDIDLNEELSLEHFMQTWESYFFESYFSHLIGGHDPINGNCVLLWESLVDTDSPFPIKALKKTNLSIKTLLP; encoded by the coding sequence ATGAAAGATATAACCCATCAAATAGGCACGCTGTACCGCCCCAAAGCAGGTCTACTGATCTATCAAAATTCAAAAACAAATAATGATACTTACGTGGAGTATTTTGATATGGATGCGCAAGGTCGTCCTGTAAATGCGCATCCGCTGACGGTACGTGAAGCGGATAGGCTAGCTAAATCGCTAAGTAGCCAAGCAGACAGTAAACCAGACTACTTATCGGCTAATGGACTCTTGCCAAGTAATGTACTGCACTTAGACGCGATGAAAAAGCAGGTGCTCTGGTACAACAAACCGCAGAGACGCGAGTTGTTCTTTGCTCCGGCCCTTGGTATTAATTCCGGCGAAGCGAATATTCCGGCTTTACTTTGGAAGGCAGATGCGCAGTCCTTGCGGGTCTTTGCGTTGACCTCGGGCAAACGACCGATGGAGAAAACGACCCTTTTTCATGCGCCTTTCTTTAACATTTACCAAGATGGCAAGGTGTGTATGGGTACTGTAGACATTGATCTGAATGAAGAGCTTTCTTTGGAACATTTCATGCAAACTTGGGAGAGCTACTTTTTTGAGAGCTATTTCAGTCACTTGATAGGGGGGCATGATCCGATAAACGGCAATTGTGTCCTGCTTTGGGAAAGCTTAGTTGATACCGATAGTCCCTTTCCGATCAAAGCACTTAAGAAAACGAATCTGTCCATTAAAACCTTACTACCATGA
- a CDS encoding PRTRC system protein C, translating into MATQLTRVFILVDRGQEISLTDPNPQWSPQAVLNFYSANYPILTTAKISAPVIKDDAVQYRLETVIGTKG; encoded by the coding sequence ATGGCAACACAATTAACACGCGTTTTTATCTTGGTAGATAGAGGGCAGGAGATATCCTTAACAGACCCAAACCCGCAATGGTCTCCCCAAGCGGTACTTAATTTTTACAGCGCGAATTATCCTATCCTGACTACGGCCAAAATTTCCGCACCAGTAATTAAGGACGACGCGGTACAGTACCGCTTGGAGACGGTAATTGGAACGAAAGGTTAA
- a CDS encoding prtrc system protein e encodes MENGFFYNIARLDFTGNLQMIIEKSKDNGLVVSILLRNESCGDSAKDLIPPLTLIGTAEELDEGFFPQIAKPVEQMSGLMVDMEAFLVQMEIAKKNSAMEKQQEEMKRKGKEARDKKYEDAMDKVEVLEKEGKFRDAWTKLPDPSEFPQQAELIRKRKAELSARFAPDLFGANTPQVESIPEQVNQSNGHQDDPDQLDDDGVSDEEE; translated from the coding sequence ATGGAAAATGGATTTTTTTACAACATAGCGCGCTTGGATTTTACGGGTAACCTGCAGATGATAATTGAAAAGAGCAAGGACAATGGACTGGTGGTATCGATTCTGCTCCGCAATGAGTCTTGTGGCGATAGCGCCAAGGATTTGATACCACCGCTGACTTTAATCGGCACGGCAGAGGAACTGGACGAGGGTTTCTTCCCGCAGATCGCAAAGCCTGTGGAACAGATGTCGGGATTGATGGTTGATATGGAGGCTTTCCTTGTGCAGATGGAGATTGCCAAAAAGAACTCGGCAATGGAAAAGCAACAGGAGGAAATGAAGCGCAAGGGTAAAGAGGCTCGGGATAAGAAGTACGAGGACGCGATGGACAAAGTGGAAGTACTCGAAAAGGAGGGTAAATTTCGTGATGCATGGACAAAGCTTCCCGATCCTAGCGAATTTCCGCAGCAAGCGGAGCTTATCCGTAAGCGGAAAGCGGAGCTATCGGCACGATTTGCACCTGACCTTTTCGGAGCAAATACTCCGCAAGTGGAAAGTATACCCGAGCAGGTGAACCAATCGAATGGTCATCAAGATGATCCCGATCAGCTTGATGATGATGGAGTCTCGGATGAGGAAGAATAG
- a CDS encoding single-stranded DNA-binding protein, producing the protein MNIIGRVTRDAQVQTTAGGKEVVNFSVAVNDSYKNKQGERVDQTEFFDCTYWLTPKVAKMLVKGLLVELIGRVSASGWTDRDGNPRATLNFHVSSIKPLSGGASRSEVDDEVVVAEAVEDDLPF; encoded by the coding sequence ATGAACATCATTGGTAGAGTAACAAGAGATGCACAGGTGCAGACCACCGCAGGCGGTAAAGAGGTGGTTAATTTCTCGGTAGCGGTAAACGATAGCTACAAGAACAAGCAGGGTGAGCGTGTCGATCAGACGGAGTTTTTTGATTGTACGTATTGGCTGACCCCCAAAGTAGCCAAGATGCTAGTCAAGGGCTTGCTAGTCGAGCTGATTGGTCGCGTGAGTGCTTCGGGTTGGACGGATAGAGATGGTAATCCCCGCGCAACGCTGAATTTCCATGTATCGAGTATTAAGCCGCTTTCGGGAGGTGCTTCTCGCTCGGAGGTTGATGATGAGGTTGTAGTCGCCGAAGCGGTGGAGGATGATTTGCCGTTCTAG
- a CDS encoding universal stress protein, giving the protein MNNTLLVLTDFSDNAWSGLRYSAFLAEQFQWKLHILHTYTLSANLTFQDHFGEDVAEVLRKEREAKMKTLAANLADLHPESSVTTACMLGEVADTVLNLLEENSYAFVVMGTAGAGGLKKRTLGSTTLNLIKCCPIGIIAVPEHYKQPKLEKVGLLTNFKNNERTLLQSLTDRVPTTLDLLLMHVTEKDITAAPETITSLTEAFADKIQFNSVKYIEKNAVYRLDYYMPIPRAIDWMIEKEGVDLLIVCYNRKSFFTRFLSRNLPKFISNNLLIPTYFRSESFL; this is encoded by the coding sequence ATGAACAATACTTTACTTGTGCTTACCGATTTTTCAGACAATGCCTGGTCTGGCCTTCGCTACTCGGCATTTTTAGCAGAGCAGTTTCAGTGGAAGTTACATATTCTGCATACTTATACACTATCGGCCAATTTGACCTTTCAAGACCATTTTGGAGAAGATGTGGCAGAAGTACTGCGAAAAGAACGGGAAGCGAAAATGAAAACTTTGGCGGCAAACTTAGCTGATCTACATCCCGAATCTTCTGTAACCACGGCTTGTATGCTTGGCGAAGTGGCTGACACGGTACTGAATTTGCTGGAGGAAAATAGCTACGCCTTTGTGGTCATGGGAACAGCTGGCGCAGGTGGACTAAAAAAACGTACGCTGGGCAGTACCACGTTAAACCTGATCAAGTGTTGTCCTATTGGGATAATTGCTGTGCCAGAGCATTATAAACAGCCTAAACTCGAAAAAGTAGGACTGCTCACTAATTTTAAAAATAATGAACGAACGTTATTGCAATCGTTGACGGATCGCGTGCCTACTACGCTTGATTTACTGTTAATGCATGTGACGGAAAAAGATATAACTGCTGCTCCAGAGACGATCACTAGTCTTACCGAAGCATTTGCCGACAAGATTCAGTTTAATAGCGTTAAATATATTGAAAAGAATGCCGTGTATCGATTAGATTACTATATGCCTATACCCCGTGCGATCGATTGGATGATTGAGAAAGAAGGTGTAGACCTATTAATCGTTTGTTACAACCGAAAGAGCTTTTTTACACGTTTTTTATCGCGGAACCTCCCTAAATTTATAAGCAACAACCTTTTGATCCCAACATATTTTCGATCGGAGAGCTTTTTGTAG
- a CDS encoding ferritin-like domain-containing protein yields MAKKTEQTEMPNAHLHELFVDELKDILGAERQLLQGLKKLTKAATGEKLKTAFQTHYEQTEGHIDRLKEVFSSLGIPARGKKCKAMEGLLSEAEEIIEEFQDSPEVIDAALIVAAQKVEHYEIASYGSVVTFAKLMGHDEAKEILGQTLAEEKETDELLTEIALSEANISA; encoded by the coding sequence ATGGCTAAGAAAACAGAACAAACGGAAATGCCCAATGCACATCTACACGAATTGTTTGTGGATGAACTCAAAGATATCTTAGGGGCAGAAAGACAGCTATTGCAAGGACTTAAAAAGTTAACAAAGGCTGCAACGGGAGAAAAATTGAAAACTGCATTTCAAACACATTATGAGCAAACAGAAGGACATATCGATCGTCTGAAAGAGGTCTTTTCTTCTTTGGGAATCCCAGCCAGAGGAAAGAAATGTAAGGCTATGGAAGGTCTTTTATCGGAAGCAGAAGAAATCATAGAAGAATTTCAAGATTCTCCCGAAGTGATCGATGCTGCTTTGATTGTAGCCGCTCAAAAAGTGGAACATTATGAAATAGCAAGCTACGGTTCTGTCGTCACCTTTGCCAAGCTGATGGGACATGATGAAGCTAAGGAAATACTAGGACAAACCTTGGCGGAGGAAAAGGAAACCGATGAATTATTGACGGAGATTGCCCTTTCTGAAGCTAATATCTCCGCTTAG